tcaaactttttgaagatttttcaatttttatgagtttttgaatttttcaacacactcaaaaacatAGCaagaaaagtaagatcaacaaaaacaaaataaaaaagcagcTAGCAAAAGAAACATATGCAAACATACACATGTGACCTATAAAACATGTATGCACCAAAGAACAACATAAGGTCACATAAGGGATGAAAGTCAAGGGATGATACCAACACCGATGGTCTTACGAAGAGATTCAAATCATGGACTATCAAGGGGTTTGGTGAAAATGTCTACCTTTTGGATGTCGGTGTTGATAAACTCCAACCACACAACTTTGTTCTCCACTAGATCTCAGATAAAATGATACCGAATCTCGATATGTTTCGATTTCGAGTGTTGAACTGGATTTTTTGACAGGTTTATGGCACTTGTGTTatcacaaaacacacacatagtATCTTGAGTAATTCCATAATCATATAAGAGTTTCTTCATCCACAAAAGTTGTGCACAACAACTTCCTGCTGCGATGTATTCACCTTCAACTGTTGACAGAGAGACtgaattttgctttttgctCATCCATGACACCAAATTATTTCCAAGATAAAAACAACCACCAAAGGTGCTTTTCCTATCATCAATTCACCCGGCCCAGTCATCATCCGAATATCCAGCTAAGCACTCATTGGAGTCTTTTGAATACCAAATTCCATAATTAGAGGTGCCATTGATATAGCGGATGACTCGTTTTACTCTAGACAAATGTGATTCTTTGGGTGCTGCCTGAAATCGAGCACACACTCCTACACTAAAGGCGATGTTCGACCTACTTGCCATGAGGTAGAGAAGACTACCGATTATGCTCCGATAGAGTGTTGGATCAACTTCCTTACCAGCTGGATCAAGACTTAATTTTGCTGATGAACTCATGGGAGAGGATGCATGCTTTTGGAGTCTAAGCCAAATCTCTTTACaagatttttagcatttttttcttGAGAGATAAATATCCCATCTTTCCATTGTTTCACTTGAAGCCCTAAGAAGTAGTTCAGCTCCCCCACCATGCTCATTTCAAActcctttttcatttcttccGAAAATTCTTGAGCAAGATGATCAATTGTGGATCCAAAGacaatgtcatccacatagaCTTGAGCGACAAGGAGGGATTTCTCATCTCTTTTAACAAACAATGTTCTATCGACTTGACCTCTTTTGAAACCATGATCTACAAGATACGCGGTGAGGCGATCATACCATGCTCTTGATGCTTGCTTTAGCCCATATAAAGCTTTCTTCAATTTTAGAACATTGTCCGGAAAGTGAGGGTCTTGAAACCCTTTTGGTTGCTCAACAAACACTTCTTCGTTCAGAAGTCCGTTCAAGAAGGCACTCTTCACATCTATTTGGTATAGTTTGAAGTTCATAACACACGCTATGGAAAGAAGAATTCGGATTGACTCTAATCTTGCTACTAGAGTAAATGACTCATCAAAGTCTACTCCTTCAACTTGAGTATATCCTTGAGCCACCAATCTAGACTTGTTTCGAACGACCTCACCATCTTCATTGGTCTTGTTCTTAAATATCCACTTGGTGCCGATAACATGTGTATCCTTGGGCCTTGGTACCAACTCCTATACATCATTTCTAACGAATTGATGTAACTCCTGATGCATGGATTCCACCCAATTCTCATCTTTTAAGGCTTCTTCCACTTTCTTGGGTTCAAATTGAGCAAGATAGTAATTGTACGACACATGATTCAAGCTATAGCTCGGTCTTCTTCTCAAACGAAGTCCTTTATCTAAATCACCAATGATGTTGCTTGTGGAATGATTGAGACTTACTCTTGATGATGGTTTCTTGGGTGTAGAGAATTCCTCATCTCGTGAAATTGGAGGTTGAACTTCTAGAGGGGTGAGTGGACTTGAGGGTCTTTGCATTGATCTAGTCTCCCTTCTTGATGTAGGAGGTGTAGACTCATTTTCTGGCGATTCTTTTTCACCTTCATCACTTTGAGACAAGATATCATCACCCTTATTCTTCTTAAGAGTTGGagcttcaccgtcctcatcaaCATCTTTTTCGGAGATGGCATCATCTATGACT
This genomic stretch from Castanea sativa cultivar Marrone di Chiusa Pesio chromosome 1, ASM4071231v1 harbors:
- the LOC142627619 gene encoding uncharacterized protein LOC142627619, whose protein sequence is MAKANMKCSSCVCENDSMSIYKDCPSNELLELFKSKKHARFFVHMLKSLEQRNHDIHNSLCESNSLIAEYKRRNRHLCDKLDGLKRKLYSSLNEVKEEKCIFEGQERLSHACLFIHIALKVFNLSLWYLDSGCSRHMTGDKTLFKTLKEKEDGFVTFGDGSHSQVLGKGTIDIPGLPLLTNVLYIKGLKVNLLSISQICDEDFIVQFSKKGCLILNEEGVQVLKGLRTMDNCYGVVPKPNISCRSARVNLLELWHQRFRHANYKQVAKISKLEAVIGLPNLNDRENLGKFDAKSDEGIFLGYSTNSRTYRVYNKRTKTVTESINVVIDDAISEKDVDEDGEAPTLKKNKGDDILSQSDEGEKESPENESTPPTSRRETRSMQRPSSPLTPLEVQPPISRDEEFSTPKKPSSRVSLNHSTSNIIGDLDKGLRLRRRPSYSLNHVSYNYYLAQFEPKKVEEALKDENWELVPRPKDTHVIGTKWIFKNKTNEDGEVVRNKSRLVAQGYTQVEGVDFDESFTLVARLESIRILLSIACVMNFKLYQIDVKSAFLNGLLNEEVFVEQPKGFQDPHFPDNVLKLKKALYGLKQASRAWYDRLTAYLVDHGFKRGQVDRTLFVKRDEKSLLVAQVYVDDIVFGSTIDHLAQEFSEEMKKEFEMSMVGELNYFLGLQVKQWKDGIFISQEKNAKNLVKRFGLDSKSMHPLP